One Streptomyces sp. P9-A2 DNA window includes the following coding sequences:
- the resB gene encoding cytochrome c biogenesis protein ResB, with protein sequence MSTTSETGPGHTPAGSEGDAADTAAREQDRDLGEAGSQLSTAPKEDLPNLPALGVIGWARWFWRQLTSMRVALLLLLLLSLAAIPGSLIPQTGVDEARVADFRERHEVLAPVYDQLGLFNVYSSVWFSAIYILLFISLIGCIAPRTLQFVGQLRGRPPGAPKRLTRLPAYTTWRTEAGPEQVREAALALLRKRRFRAHLAGDAVAAEKGYLREAGNLAFHLALIVMLIAFAWGQLFKSEGNKLIVEGNGFANTLTQYDDFKSGNLFDVADLEPFSFDVKSFTGTYERSGPNKGTPRTYETELVYTQGAYGEEETTTVKVNEPLVIGDSKVYLVSHGYAPVVTVRDGDGKVVFKDAVPLLPLDANVTSSGVVKVLDGYRNAEGKKEQLGFNAFFVPTFGGSESGTMLSQFPALDYPVLALSAYHGDLKADSGIPQSVYQMDKTKMKEFKDSDGELFKKLLTPGETMTLPGGAGSVTFEKDVREWAGFQMVQEPGGGWALGGALVAIAGLAGSLFIQRRRVWVRAVEGPDGVTVVEMAGLGRSESATVPEELGDLAGILYDQAPGAPDPDPELSSDPPDSPEPSEPSESPDPRAVPAEGAEKP encoded by the coding sequence ATGAGCACGACATCCGAAACCGGGCCGGGACACACCCCGGCGGGATCCGAGGGCGACGCGGCCGACACCGCCGCCCGGGAACAGGACCGGGATCTGGGCGAGGCCGGCTCGCAGCTGTCCACCGCGCCCAAGGAGGACCTGCCGAACCTGCCCGCCCTGGGCGTCATCGGCTGGGCCCGCTGGTTCTGGCGGCAGCTCACCTCCATGCGGGTCGCGCTGCTGCTGCTCCTGCTGCTGTCGCTCGCCGCGATCCCCGGCTCGCTGATCCCGCAGACCGGTGTCGACGAGGCCCGGGTCGCCGACTTCCGCGAGCGGCACGAGGTCCTCGCGCCGGTCTACGACCAGCTCGGCCTGTTCAACGTCTACAGCTCGGTGTGGTTCTCGGCGATCTACATCCTGCTGTTCATCTCCCTCATCGGCTGCATCGCGCCCCGCACCCTGCAGTTCGTCGGTCAGCTGCGCGGGCGCCCGCCGGGCGCCCCCAAGCGCCTGACCCGGCTGCCCGCGTACACCACCTGGCGCACCGAGGCCGGCCCCGAGCAGGTTCGCGAGGCCGCGCTCGCCCTGCTGCGCAAGCGCCGCTTCCGCGCCCACCTCGCCGGTGACGCCGTCGCCGCCGAGAAGGGCTATCTGCGCGAGGCTGGCAACCTCGCCTTCCACCTCGCCCTGATCGTGATGCTGATCGCCTTCGCCTGGGGCCAGCTGTTCAAGTCCGAGGGCAACAAGCTGATCGTCGAGGGCAACGGCTTCGCCAACACGCTCACGCAGTACGACGACTTCAAGTCCGGCAACCTCTTCGACGTCGCCGACCTGGAGCCGTTCAGCTTCGACGTGAAGTCCTTCACCGGCACCTACGAGCGCAGCGGCCCCAACAAGGGAACGCCGCGCACCTACGAGACCGAGCTCGTCTACACCCAGGGCGCGTACGGCGAGGAGGAGACGACCACCGTCAAGGTGAACGAGCCGCTGGTGATCGGCGACTCCAAGGTCTACCTCGTCAGCCACGGCTACGCGCCCGTGGTCACCGTCCGCGACGGCGACGGCAAGGTCGTCTTCAAGGACGCCGTGCCGCTGCTGCCGCTCGACGCCAACGTCACCTCCTCCGGTGTGGTCAAGGTCCTCGACGGCTACCGCAACGCCGAGGGCAAGAAGGAACAGCTCGGGTTCAACGCCTTCTTCGTGCCCACCTTCGGTGGTTCGGAGAGCGGCACGATGCTCTCCCAGTTCCCGGCCCTCGACTATCCCGTACTCGCCCTGTCCGCCTACCACGGCGACCTGAAGGCCGACTCCGGCATTCCGCAGAGCGTGTACCAGATGGACAAGACCAAGATGAAGGAGTTCAAGGACTCCGACGGCGAGCTGTTCAAGAAGTTGCTGACGCCCGGCGAGACCATGACCCTCCCGGGAGGGGCGGGCTCGGTCACCTTCGAGAAGGACGTCAGGGAGTGGGCCGGCTTCCAGATGGTCCAGGAGCCGGGCGGCGGCTGGGCTCTCGGCGGTGCCCTCGTCGCCATCGCCGGCCTGGCCGGCTCCCTGTTCATCCAGCGGCGCCGGGTGTGGGTGCGCGCGGTCGAGGGCCCCGACGGCGTCACCGTCGTCGAGATGGCCGGGCTCGGCCGCAGCGAGTCCGCCACCGTGCCCGAGGAACTCGGCGACCTCGCCGGAATCCTCTACGACCAGGCCCCGGGCGCCCCGGACCCGGACCCGGAGCTTTCCTCCGATCCACCGGATTCCCCCGAGCCCTCCGAGCCCTCCGAATCCCCCGATCCTCGAGCCGTACCTGCCGAAGGGGCTGAGAAGCCGTGA
- the ccsB gene encoding c-type cytochrome biogenesis protein CcsB, which produces MNLAAAPDLATATSLAAAQNENLAEISNVLIYSAMAVYTLAFFAYIAEWIFGSRSKVARTAAALTPRGEAARKAPAVTVRQEGGTAVLERPKVVVRAAAGARDVPDGPGAHGGDAQGDLFGRIAVSLTVLAFLVEFGGVLTRALSVQRAPWGNMYEFNITFTTTAVGVYVLLLALKKNVRWLGLFLTTTVLLDLGLAVTVLYTESDQLVPALDSYWLYIHVSTAILCGAVFYVGAVGTILYLFKDSYESKLARGGKPGSFATSVLERLPAAASLDKFSYRVNAAVFPLWTFTIIAGAIWAGDAWGRYWGWDPKETWSFITWVAYACYLHARATAGWKGRKAAYLALAAFGCWLFNYYGVNIFVSGKHSYADVGMSALTAIGF; this is translated from the coding sequence GTGAATCTCGCCGCCGCACCCGATCTGGCCACCGCCACGAGCCTGGCCGCCGCGCAGAACGAGAACCTCGCGGAGATCAGCAACGTCCTGATCTACTCCGCGATGGCGGTCTACACCCTGGCCTTCTTCGCGTACATCGCCGAATGGATCTTCGGCAGCCGCAGCAAGGTCGCCCGCACCGCCGCCGCGCTCACCCCCCGCGGGGAGGCGGCGAGGAAGGCACCCGCCGTCACCGTGAGGCAGGAGGGCGGCACCGCCGTACTGGAGCGGCCGAAGGTCGTCGTACGGGCCGCGGCCGGCGCGCGGGACGTGCCCGACGGGCCGGGAGCACACGGCGGGGACGCGCAGGGCGACCTCTTCGGGCGGATCGCCGTCTCCCTCACCGTGCTCGCCTTCCTGGTCGAGTTCGGTGGAGTGCTCACCCGGGCGCTGTCCGTGCAGCGGGCGCCCTGGGGCAACATGTACGAGTTCAACATCACCTTCACCACGACCGCAGTCGGCGTGTACGTCCTGCTGCTGGCCCTGAAGAAGAACGTGCGCTGGCTCGGCCTGTTCCTGACCACCACGGTCCTCCTCGACCTCGGCCTGGCCGTCACCGTCCTGTACACCGAGAGCGACCAGCTGGTCCCCGCGCTCGACTCGTACTGGCTGTACATCCACGTCTCCACCGCGATCCTGTGCGGCGCGGTCTTCTACGTCGGCGCGGTCGGCACGATCCTGTACCTGTTCAAGGACTCCTACGAGAGCAAGCTCGCGCGCGGCGGCAAGCCGGGCAGCTTCGCCACCTCGGTCCTGGAGCGGCTGCCCGCCGCCGCCTCGCTCGACAAGTTCTCCTACCGCGTCAACGCGGCCGTCTTCCCGCTGTGGACGTTCACGATCATCGCGGGCGCCATCTGGGCCGGCGACGCCTGGGGCCGCTACTGGGGCTGGGACCCCAAGGAGACCTGGTCCTTCATCACCTGGGTCGCCTACGCCTGCTACCTGCACGCCCGCGCCACCGCCGGCTGGAAGGGCCGCAAGGCCGCCTACCTGGCCCTGGCCGCCTTCGGCTGCTGGCTGTTCAACTACTACGGCGTGAACATCTTCGTCTCCGGCAAGCACTCCTACGCCGACGTCGGCATGAGCGCCCTCACCGCCATCGGCTTCTGA
- a CDS encoding nucleoside deaminase: MESIDAETARAWLATAVAEARAGLAEGGVPVGAALYGADGTLLGRGRNRRVQDGDPSVHAETAAFRAAGRQRSYRGTTMVTTLSPCWYCSGLVRQFGIPRVVIGEAATFHGGHDWLAEHGVRIVLLDDPECASMMREFVARHPQLWSEDIGN, translated from the coding sequence ATGGAGTCGATCGATGCGGAAACGGCCCGTGCCTGGCTCGCCACCGCCGTCGCGGAGGCCCGCGCCGGTCTCGCCGAGGGCGGCGTCCCCGTGGGCGCCGCGCTGTACGGAGCGGACGGAACCCTGCTCGGCCGGGGCCGCAACCGCCGCGTGCAGGACGGCGACCCGTCGGTGCACGCGGAGACGGCCGCCTTCCGGGCGGCGGGGCGGCAGCGTTCGTACCGCGGGACGACGATGGTGACGACCCTGTCGCCGTGCTGGTACTGCTCCGGGCTGGTCCGGCAGTTCGGCATCCCGCGGGTGGTGATCGGCGAGGCGGCCACCTTCCACGGCGGGCACGACTGGCTCGCCGAGCACGGCGTACGGATCGTGCTCCTTGACGATCCGGAGTGCGCCTCGATGATGCGGGAGTTCGTCGCGCGTCATCCACAGCTGTGGAGCGAGGACATCGGGAACTGA